GCAGCAGTGTGTGCAGCACGATGATTTCCCAGGGCACACCAGTATGCTGCTGGTGGAGAGTCAGGAAATCCCAACAGGCTGGCAACGAGGTAACACTCCTCGCACTGGAGGAACGTTCCATGGCCAGGTTCCAGCAGGGCAGCACGTTCTTCTCACACATGGTTTTAAGGTGCCTGAACGTGTTTTTCTAAAACAATAATTTGcaagaaaatgcattaaatttGCGGAATTTTGAGGCCCACAAATCCAACCTTCATACTGAGTGTAGTCTTTGTGTGTATCTAATCCTCATACTAATAGAAATATACTGTTGTTAAACTAAATAAAACAGTTattgaagaaatatttgttttggaATCATGATTCTTATGGGCAAATACTACCTttggtttggaaaaaataatagaaggcTACTGAGgccatttttatacatatttaggGTGGAATACAATCCTAATGAGAAATTCAGCAGCATGATCTGTCACACAGTAATTCCTGTCAAGCTGCTATGAATTTACTCCCACTTTGTCCTTGGACCTACTTCTTTACAGGACTTTCAAGCATTTCTTATTACCTCATCTTCTTGTGCCATGTCCTACCGCTCCCCTCGCTCCTGGGAAGAGTGGGTTCATTTGAGAAACTGGGGGGCGGGAAGGTAGAGTTTCAACTGAGAGAACCTGAAACACTAGCGTGTCGACCTACGTACATTACGAATTGTTAAACAATAAACCTTGTTAAATGATAGCTAGGGATAGAATTGTGTCTTCAAGACATACAGCAAAATATAATCTCTGTGCTCATTTATAAATATAGGTCCTAGACTTCCAAAAGTTTGTGCTTGTATTTCCCTCCAAGTAATACCCGCTGTTACTATTGACAGTGGAGCCACTTTCACTgcataaaagctgaaaatacaacCCAGAGTAATTAACATTACAGCATCTGTGAGCCAGAACGGATTGTTCCGATGGTCGGTAGTAGTTCAACTTGTGATTAGGTGCTTGTGAGCCAACTTTCTAATTCAGGATCAGCACCCATTCAGAACTAAGCCTAGGAAGTTTGGCCTGTCTTCACCCGTTTTAGAGTGAAATTACTTTCAGCTCTGGAAGAAGTTAAACATGACCAATGAAATCATGgtattctccctcctcctctaaGGTTAATCTTGCTGACCGTGTTCCTGCTCTTGCTCTGTGGGATCACAGCAAGCTGCATCAAATTCTGCTGCCGGAAGAAGAGGCCTCCAGTTGAGACCTTCTCTAGGCACCCTTACGATTTGACAGCTATTGCTATCGACAGTGACAGCACTGCCCACAGCACCGTCACCTGTAAGTATCCTCCAGGAGCCAACTATTCAACAGTGCTTTGCTGTTGAACGTGTGCCTAGAATTCTGTGTCTGGCCACTGCAATAAGGGGGCTTTCGGATGTACTCCCAGAACAACTTTCAGCCCCACAGGGTGGGCAAGAGAGACAAAGGAAGGTCATCAGGGCACACAGTGAGTGAGTGCAGAAGAGAAGTAGGATTTAACACTACAGATGTTAAAATAAAAGTCCGTAGTGGGTTAACCGCTTATGTGTCGTCTCCCACATCTGTTCTTATTGCCATTCCctcattttttaaacttttttgccCACCTCATTGTCCATGTACAAACCTGACTGAAACTATCTCTGTTACAACATATGTGTTCTATGTCAGGTGTTTCACAATAATTATTGGATAGTGATATGCAGAGACATTTTCTCTCTGACTGCTTTCTTTTGGAGAATGTATAGATTCCATCACAGGTAATTCTATACTGATAGGTTGTAGTATATAGTGCTAGTGCATATGTTCTGACACCACAAAAATGAGTCCATAATTTCTTGGAGAAATGCAGGATTAGCCCTTTATGTATCAGCATTCCATGcaagtgattaattttttttttaattccttttcttcacaGCATATAGCTCATGGCAGTACCCTCTAACTGCCCCTGTTCATTCAATATTTGTGGATATGGATAAGAAcactgtgtcccctccagctTACACTCTCTACGCAATGGAGTTGCCACCTTCTTATGATGAAGCTGTCCAAATGGGTAAACAATACAATGAAGTAGCACGGATAAGCCAGAAACTCAATGACATCCCTGGAGAGGTGACACCAGGTGGGCTGAGTCCTGTCCAGTATTCACCTGATACGATCAACAGAGATCCAGCAACACAGGCACATTCAGGAAATCCAGAAGATGCAACACAAGAAGAGCCACGGCTCTGACTCCTTTCAGATGGGGATTAAAGGAAGGGAAGGACAGTCAGAGTTAAAGACGACGTGAAGAGTTTGGTTTTATAGGCAGGTTATGATGGAAAGATGTTTCCTCTCATGCCCTCGTGATGATCTGTCAgtcagaagaaatgttttctgtgactGCTGTAATCTCCTGGTAAAGCTTCTTCAAGGATGTGAAGTGAAGTAAAAGGGCAGCAGTTTAAAAATGCCTATAAAAGTGGGATATGAATACTTGTTCgtcttctgattaaaaaaaaaataaaaaaattccttgtGTCCAGCATATGGCAATAAAAAAGGTCAGGGGAATTTTGCCGTCTTGGGAACACACACGAAGAGTCAGACCAGTACAAACAGCAAGTTGTTGTTCTGGAACAGAAGCTTCCCAAACTGGAATCGAAAGGGGAATTCTTGCAAGTCACACTGAACGGCCGCTGAAGCTTCTCTTCTTCTGAGATCTTTTGCTGGAGTGCACATTGCTACAGAACAGCACATGTTCCTGAAACTGCAGGAAGACGGCAAACAAGGATGGGAAAGTGTGGAAGGAAATGCATTAAGTGATGTTTCACAACTAGAGACAAGGAATCAGACAGATAAGAAAAGATACGTATTTTTTTGTTGGTCAGGAAGGGAttgttttttttgaagttttttagatctttaaacttctgttttcaaGATGAGCTGGCTCGTGGGTGTGAtctttttattgcttatttttgcCAGTTAAAGTACAAATTAGTCTCGGAGACACTTGCACGCAGGGTTAAGTATTACTAATGTGTTTCAAATATTCATCAAATATTTCAAAGATGCCTTTATACTTTGTTATCTGCTCCAGTGTCAGGGTCTCAgtcagtacagaaaagaaaacatcaaagatTCCTGGCAGCTTTGGCCAGTTTAGTACGTAGACGCACTCAGCAATGTGCAGGATGAAACAAAGCGTGCTCTAGCTGTGCCATCTAGGATAAGCTATAAATACAAAATACCATAGAACAGGCTGGGTAAAAGTGCAAAGAAATTACTCTTTAGGGATGATTCTTCCTGAAGTACTGATAACAAAGATGACTCCTATGCATCTTTTTAATACTGGGAGCTTGGAGCTGATCACAGTGCTCTCGGCCCAGACAAAAACATGGGCTCTGAGAGgcctttttttaaatgacagctcTTTCCCTTTCTTGCCCCTCCCATATTCCaaattgtatgatttttttccactcctgagtagcgatttttttttaatccactttaGCAAGGTGCTAATTTGGCCGCCTTTAAGAGAGCGATCTGCGGGATTGTTCATTGCTATGGGATTATCTATGGCATAAGAGCAGGAATGAAAGCATGTGCACGAGGCGCTATTAACAAATGTGACGTGACGGTCTTCATTTCTGCTGAAGCTGCTCTGGTAGCCGTGAAGAGGGGCTACCTGCTGCAAATATTTAGGAGTCTGTCATTAATAAGCAGTAGAAGTGGTGGGCACAAAATATTGCACAGCTTTTAGAAGATTATTCTCTGACAACCGTTACTGCAAGACCTACCCTGGAAATGAGCACCaatgatttaaaaatgaagatcTCTCTGCCAGCCAACAGGACTGAGCCTAGAATCTCTGTTACACGTTCATGGTGTGTGAGCTGTTCATGAGTCCGGCTCCCTAGAGAAGTGTTAGTTCTATATTTAACTTGCGTATAGCTTACTATGGGGGTTGCAGGGAAAGATTGGTTTAATAAAtctgcttctcttctctctcttctctgtcctTCATAATTATACTTCTCCAGTTTTattctctcctctgccttctttttctgtgtcaaGATGGACACTAGGCTATCTGGATGTCTTTAGCTGGAAGAGCAATATATGCCCAGGCCTGGGTGTCCCCAGGCCACAGATACAGCAGAcgtatttttatatattgaaCTTTTCCATCAGGGTAGTACTCTGAAACAAATCCGATGCCTTTTCAAAGAATTATCTATTGGAGGGAAATGGCTGAGTGCTCACTCACGAATAGAAACAGGAATATAAAAACAGGCAAACGAAAAACCAGTGACGGACACAAGAGGGCAGCGCTTCACTTCACTTTTCAGTGCATTGCGTTGTATCACCCCTGGGAACAGCCTTGCGAGAGACAAGCTCTTGGCGCTGCAAAGAAGCGAGAGCACTTCCGAGGCTCGGTTTTGCTCAGTCCTTCAGAGGTTGCTCTGCAGCGCAAGGACTGAGTTTGCTTGAGGAGGACAGGGGAATAATCGCAACGGTTTGACTTCCCTCCGTGCTTTGGCTTGCACAACGCTTCTGTCTCGTGGGCTGTCAGCAGCACCTGACAGGGTATCCACCAAACTGCAAGGAGATCTGCTTCCATTTGGCTATGGGGGATGATAGTTCTAACTGCAAGACCCCAGTCAAGCCCCTAAATGCCCGTGGCGTGCTCACAAATCCAATCTGACTCCGTTACCACCTTGATTAATAGAAAACCCTGTCTCACTCTGGGGCACCTCAGGTGCCAGTCTAGCCTAGTTAGAATTGCCCTGCAGTAATCTGTCCCTAATTGCATATTCCCACAAGTTATTatccagactaaaagaaaacaactggACTTGACTCTTCTTTATGAAAGTACAGAGTAGGCAGAGAGGGGCTAATGCTGCTGGAACTGAGTTTCCGTGTGTGTATGTAGGAAGCAAGTGTCATTTGACACAGCATAGTGAATAAAGCACTTAGTTTTTTCCCTGACTTCCTAGGAAGAAGGGCATCATCTGGTGTTTTCTTTCTAACACCTAAGGAAGAGTCTTGTGTTTTGCCCTGACTCTTGCCTTATAATATGGTTCATTAATTCAAACATAAACTCTTTGTTAACATAAACTACTGACCTAATCAGTCTGCAGGCACACAGAATTTTCTTTGCACATCAAAAGCAGCTCAGTTTGCTCCTCACAATGTTTTCAATAGTGATGTCTCAGCCCTTTATCAAAATCACCTGACTCCTCACAGAAAGCTGATAATCAAAGCTGTCCCTGGCCCTCTGTCTTCAAGGAGGCAGATTACCCCCACAACTGTTCATTATTTACGCCTCCACTTAACAGGCTTCTTCAGCTCAACAGCATTGCAGAATTCATATCTCTCCAGACAGAAATTTACAAATTCTGTTTAAACTCCTGGAGCAACCAAAGAGCTCTCTTCCATCCTGAGAACAGTTTATATTTGGGTCAAAAGTCCAGTTCATCAATTGGAATCACCGTTGTGTGTAGGAACACAGTGAGAGAAAATGAGCCCTTAACAAACTAAtgtcagaaaaaagaattaaaagggtGGTCTCTTGAATCCCAGTCTACACAAGCAACAGCTTGAAAATGTTGCTCCTATATGCCTTACGTAACCCCCAAAACAGCCGGGAAGAGAATGGAAACGGGCGTTCATTGATCACCTGGGTCTTTTCTGTTTAATTGGGCAAGTCAGGGAAAGACAGACTTTCTTGTTATTAATGCCTATAAAAAAAGGCTCAGTTACCAGCTTCTACTTGATGTGCATTTTTGCAATATGACTGGAAGAGGACACTATGAGCTCCTAACCCTGCTGCGTGGTAAGTTAAAATTAACTTCCTTTTCTTAACTGATATTTTAAAACTCACTAACCAAATCCAAAAATGTGGAATGGAGATTAATATTCTATCTTCATTTCTACTACTGTTTTCcctaaaattttctcttttgactTTCGCTTTGTGTTCCGAAAAGCTCTGTTTACCTCTCGGTGTGGGATCTGACTTTATAATCCtagaaaattttgttttgttgctgaTGCTGTGAGTGAGGCTCACACAGCAAATGGGACACTTTCAAAAGCTCCCAGCCTAGATAGACATGGTGTTCCTCTGTGCTTATTCTACTGAGtgtgtaaaggggaaaggagggatAGGACTATTCTTAAACTTTACTTGTTTTTACCAGATATGATGACTGGGTCCCTGGTTTCGTCAGTGAAAGTATTTGGAATGTAAATGATTAGTTTGCCTTTAGATTTGGATTCTGCACTATTGAAGtcagaggaaacaaaatgaaatgctgCCACAGAAAAAGAGCCCAGTTTATGTTCAGTTTTATTCCTCTTAGCCACATGTACTTTCCTTTTTGCATTTCCAAACAGGCGTGACAAGTCTCAACTTCTGGTCAGAAATCTCAGAAACTGTAGGCTCTTTAAGAGCCATCAGATGGCATCCAGAGGCGGGTGTGTATCAGTCTGTATATCAGAGAAATGAAGTGATCTCACACACCCCTCTGAATTCCTTGAACAGCGGAAGTCATGGAGCCTGGTTTTCTAGATTTCTAAATCTTATGACAGACTTCACTAACATTTAAGAATACGTAACCTTCAGTAGAAGCTTTCCTTATGATTAGGACATGCATAAGATCTTTCTTGTGTGCATTCTCCAGTGCCTAGTGAGGGTGAGCTCATGCTGGAGTCTTTCCTTCAATGGGGGTAGAGAACAGTGCCCGTTTTCATGAAACATTTAGAAGCTTCGTGTCTTTGAAACCTCCAGTTCTGTATCACCTTGCTTGAAATCAGTCAGTGGATTCAGAAATTATTGGCTGAGTGTGGCAAGtggaaggaggggagaaaggaCACAGATCTGACAGTGTGATCACAAAACCTCACTTCTATAAGAAACCAGGTTTAAAAAGAACATCAAGTGGGAGGCTTGGTCCCACAGCAGGTTATGCTCAGCTGGATGGAGGATCTCAGAATTCTCATTTGTCAGCCCAGTGTTTTTCACCATCACTACATCCGCTCAAGTCTGATTATATCCACACAAGCTTTGTGACGTCTCTAACGGAAAAGCCCCTCTCTGTAATTacccaaaatgcattttcaattgTGATTTGAATTTGGTGCTCATTTGGCACTGCTCTGtgtgcaatttttcttctttcacttgttcaaaattattgttttactagttattttctgttgttatttgcTGGCTGTGTGAAAGAGCCCATGATGGGGACATGTACTGCCAGAGGAGCCAGTGCCTACATCACTGTCACAGCTTGCAGCCCTGTCTCTCTCCTCTCTCACACACATGCACTCATCATGAGCACTTGTgctcagaaagaaaatgcagacttGGAAGTAAATTGCCTCAATAATTCATAGGCTTTATAGCCCAGAGCAAATTATACCTTGGCTCTGTTGTGAAATTCAGGTTGCAAATCCCTTTATAGCCAAACTCGTTAACAATATAAGTAAAGCGGTACATCTATAATGGCTTTTATAATCGATGCATTATAATCTTTGGAGAGTATTAAGTGGTAAACCTGCAGCATCCAGAGTGAAGCACCAATGGGGTCTGGATACAGTAAGAGTCAGAgaaaaaacatctatttttctgctttgcGGTTGCCTTTGTCTGCCTTGCTGCCCCAAAATAGCTTagagggtttggtttgtttgttttctaactgCATTTCAACTTTATCAGATGCAGTTTTTGAGGGAAAAGAATCACTGCTGTTGCCAGTACTGATGAATGGGACAATTAGACACATGTGTGAAACCTGCTCACTTATGGAATAAAATAACTCTCACAAAATCCCTTCCGGATTCTTACTCTTAGCTGTCTCCTGGCTCTGATTCTAATAATCTTTATCTGTTGGAACTATTTTTGCTTAGGGAGACATTTACTAATTTTGCTACAAATAGCAGAGGTTCTTTCCTTTACCCACAACTAAAATTGAAATGGCGAGAGAAGCCTTTGAATCATATTTGGAGCAGACTATGAAAACAAAGTATCATAGGGGAATTGTGCTCTATAAAAATGGAGAAGACAATAAATGTTTTATGAAACAGTACATCCTAAGGTTAAATCCAATGCACAAAAAAAGCTTAGGTG
The Rissa tridactyla isolate bRisTri1 chromosome 16, bRisTri1.patW.cur.20221130, whole genome shotgun sequence genome window above contains:
- the TMEM52 gene encoding transmembrane protein 52 encodes the protein MSNWTSLWYIWLILLTVFLLLLCGITASCIKFCCRKKRPPVETFSRHPYDLTAIAIDSDSTAHSTVTSYSSWQYPLTAPVHSIFVDMDKNTVSPPAYTLYAMELPPSYDEAVQMGKQYNEVARISQKLNDIPGEVTPGGLSPVQYSPDTINRDPATQAHSGNPEDATQEEPRL